A stretch of Channa argus isolate prfri chromosome 16, Channa argus male v1.0, whole genome shotgun sequence DNA encodes these proteins:
- the hif1aa gene encoding hypoxia inducible factor 1 subunit alpha a isoform X1, whose translation MDTGIVPEKKRVSSERRKEKSRDAARCRRGKESEVFYELAQQLPLPHSISSSLDKASIMRLTISYLRMRKLLSPDETVADGETELDIQLNGSYLKALDGFLMVLSEDGDMIYLSENVNKCLGLAQFDLTGHSVFDFTHPCDQEELREMLIHRTGSKKTKEQNTERSFFLRMKCTLTSRGRTVNVKSATWKVLHCSGHVRVYDTHTEQTLNSQKEPPVPYMVLICDPIPHPSNIEVPLDTKTFLSRHTMEMKFTYCDERITELMGYDPEDLLNRSVYEYYHALDSDHLTKTHHNLFAKGQVSTGQYRMLAKRGGFVWVETQATVIYSTKNSQPQCVVCVNFVLSGIQEEKIILSLEQTVDMKQVKEEQKDKEKVESNKPDMSPALLKEEEEMSPEQDVIKLFTQAIETQPVTSLYDQLKSEPEALTLLAPAAGDTIISLDFSCPGSGIQLLNDVPLYNDVMLPSTSDKLTLPLSPLPPSEPLQVCTAPEDAKAESYAPAPSTSPASNPSEDFCFPMDSDMSSDFKLDLVEKLFAIDTEPKTPFGTQAMEDLDLEMLAPYIPMDDDFQLRSLTPEEPLSCGSVKSIESSPIHVTQDVNSYPSSPFSAPGSRTASPAPPEPVSSPHPSTIIAKRTPQLDKEISLRTLAAQNAQRKRKLDDIKEITGQGTVTVTQEQQEQGKKLKASQSGATRTIFLLPSDLASRLLGTTSESTSALFTLPQLTSYDCEVNAPLQGRQYLLQGEELLFALDHIN comes from the exons GGTGAGCTCAGAGCGAAGAAAGGAGAAGTCAAGGGATGCAGCACGATGCCGGCGTGGAAAGGAGTCGGAGGTGTTCTACGAGTTGGCCCAACAGCTGCCTCTGCCCCACAGCATCAGCTCCAGCCTGGACAAGGCATCAATCATGAGACTCACCATCAGTTACCTGCGCATGAGAAAACTGCTAAGCCCAG ATGAGACAGTGGCAGACGGGGAAACAGAGCTGGATATACAGTTAAACGGCTCCTACCTGAAGGCCCTGGATGGCTTTCTAATGGTTCTATCTGAAGATGGAGATATGATTTATCTCTCAGAGAATGTCAACAAGTGCCTTGGGCTGGCACAG TTCGATTTAACTGGACACAGTGTGTTTGACTTCACCCATCCCTGTGACCAAGAGGAGCTAAGGGAGATGTTGATCCACCGAACAG gcTCCAAAAAGACCAAGGAACAAAACACAGAGCGCAGCTTCTTTCTCAGAATGAAATGTACTCTAACAAGCAGAGGCCGCACGGTCAATGTCAAATCAGCTACATGGAAG GTGCTGCACTGCTCAGGTCATGTGCGTGTTTATGACACCCACACTGAGCAGACTTTAAACTCGCAGAAGGAACCACCGGTCCCTTATATGGTTTTGATCTGTGACCCCATCCCACACCCATCTAACATTGAGGTCCCTCTGGACACCAAGACCTTTCTCAGCCGCCACACAATGGAAATGAAGTTTACGTATTGTGATGAGAG GATCACAGAGCTTATGGGTTATGATCCAGAAGACCTGTTGAATCGCTCCGTGTATGAGTACTATCATGCTCTGGACTCAGACCATCTGACTAAGACTCACCATAACT TGTTTGCAAAAGGCCAAGTCAGCACAGGCCAGTACCGGATGTTGGCCAAGAGAGGAGGGTTTGTGTGGGTGGAAACTCAGGCCACTGTCATCTACAGCACCAAGAATTCCCAGCCACAGTGTGTTGTCTGTGTCAACTTTGTGCTCAG TGGCATCCAGGAAGAGAAAATCATCTTGTCTCTGGAGCAAACTGTGGATATGAAGCAGGTGAAGGAggaacaaaaggacaaagaaaaggttGAAAGCAACAAGCCTGACATGTCTCCAGCTCTGctgaaggaagaggaggagatgagcCCAGAGCAGGATGTGATCAAACTTTTCACCCAGGCAATAGAGACCCAGCCTGTGACCAGCCTGTATGACCAGCTGAAATCCGAGCCTGAGGCCCTCACCCTGCTGGCCCCAGCCGCTGGAGACACAATCATATCTCTGGACTTCAGCTGCCCAG GTTCAGGGATCCAGCTGCTGAACGATGTCCCTCTTTACAATGATGTAATGCTTCCCTCTACCAGTGACAAGCTGACTCTGCCTCTTTCCCCTCTGCCACCCAGTGAGCCTCTGCAAGTCTGTACTGCCCCTGAGGATGCTAAAGCTGAGAGCTATGCTCCAGCTCCATCCACTTCACCAGCCAGTAACCCCTCAGAG GACTTTTGTTTCCCCATGGATTCAGACATGAGCTCAGATTTCAAACTAGACTTGGTGGAGAAGCTATTTGCTATTGATACAGAGCCCAAGACGCCCTTTGGCACACAG GCGATGGAAGACTTGGATCTGGAGATGTTAGCTCCCTACATTCCGATGGACGATGACTTCCAGTTGCGAAGTCTGACCCCAGAAGAGCCTCTGTCGTGTGGATCAGTCAAGTCCATTGAGAGTTCTCCCATCCATGTCACACAGGATGTAAACAGCTATCCCAGCTCCCCATTCAGCGCACCAGGCAGTCGCACAGCTTCCCCAGCCCCACCTGAACCAGTGAGCAGCCCTCATCCTTCCACCATCATTGCTAAACG GACCCCACAGTTGGACAAGGAAATCTCTTTAAGGACACTGGCAGCTCAAAATGCCCAGCGAAAAAGAAAATTGGATGACATAAAAGAGATTACTGGACAG ggaACTGTAACCGTAACACAGGAACAACAGGAGCAGGGCAAGAAACTTAAGGCTTCACAGTCAGGAGCAACCAGGACCATATTTCTGCTGCCTTCAG ATTTG
- the hif1aa gene encoding hypoxia inducible factor 1 subunit alpha a isoform X2, with the protein MRLTISYLRMRKLLSPDETVADGETELDIQLNGSYLKALDGFLMVLSEDGDMIYLSENVNKCLGLAQFDLTGHSVFDFTHPCDQEELREMLIHRTGSKKTKEQNTERSFFLRMKCTLTSRGRTVNVKSATWKVLHCSGHVRVYDTHTEQTLNSQKEPPVPYMVLICDPIPHPSNIEVPLDTKTFLSRHTMEMKFTYCDERITELMGYDPEDLLNRSVYEYYHALDSDHLTKTHHNLFAKGQVSTGQYRMLAKRGGFVWVETQATVIYSTKNSQPQCVVCVNFVLSGIQEEKIILSLEQTVDMKQVKEEQKDKEKVESNKPDMSPALLKEEEEMSPEQDVIKLFTQAIETQPVTSLYDQLKSEPEALTLLAPAAGDTIISLDFSCPGSGIQLLNDVPLYNDVMLPSTSDKLTLPLSPLPPSEPLQVCTAPEDAKAESYAPAPSTSPASNPSEDFCFPMDSDMSSDFKLDLVEKLFAIDTEPKTPFGTQAMEDLDLEMLAPYIPMDDDFQLRSLTPEEPLSCGSVKSIESSPIHVTQDVNSYPSSPFSAPGSRTASPAPPEPVSSPHPSTIIAKRTPQLDKEISLRTLAAQNAQRKRKLDDIKEITGQGTVTVTQEQQEQGKKLKASQSGATRTIFLLPSDLASRLLGTTSESTSALFTLPQLTSYDCEVNAPLQGRQYLLQGEELLFALDHIN; encoded by the exons ATGAGACTCACCATCAGTTACCTGCGCATGAGAAAACTGCTAAGCCCAG ATGAGACAGTGGCAGACGGGGAAACAGAGCTGGATATACAGTTAAACGGCTCCTACCTGAAGGCCCTGGATGGCTTTCTAATGGTTCTATCTGAAGATGGAGATATGATTTATCTCTCAGAGAATGTCAACAAGTGCCTTGGGCTGGCACAG TTCGATTTAACTGGACACAGTGTGTTTGACTTCACCCATCCCTGTGACCAAGAGGAGCTAAGGGAGATGTTGATCCACCGAACAG gcTCCAAAAAGACCAAGGAACAAAACACAGAGCGCAGCTTCTTTCTCAGAATGAAATGTACTCTAACAAGCAGAGGCCGCACGGTCAATGTCAAATCAGCTACATGGAAG GTGCTGCACTGCTCAGGTCATGTGCGTGTTTATGACACCCACACTGAGCAGACTTTAAACTCGCAGAAGGAACCACCGGTCCCTTATATGGTTTTGATCTGTGACCCCATCCCACACCCATCTAACATTGAGGTCCCTCTGGACACCAAGACCTTTCTCAGCCGCCACACAATGGAAATGAAGTTTACGTATTGTGATGAGAG GATCACAGAGCTTATGGGTTATGATCCAGAAGACCTGTTGAATCGCTCCGTGTATGAGTACTATCATGCTCTGGACTCAGACCATCTGACTAAGACTCACCATAACT TGTTTGCAAAAGGCCAAGTCAGCACAGGCCAGTACCGGATGTTGGCCAAGAGAGGAGGGTTTGTGTGGGTGGAAACTCAGGCCACTGTCATCTACAGCACCAAGAATTCCCAGCCACAGTGTGTTGTCTGTGTCAACTTTGTGCTCAG TGGCATCCAGGAAGAGAAAATCATCTTGTCTCTGGAGCAAACTGTGGATATGAAGCAGGTGAAGGAggaacaaaaggacaaagaaaaggttGAAAGCAACAAGCCTGACATGTCTCCAGCTCTGctgaaggaagaggaggagatgagcCCAGAGCAGGATGTGATCAAACTTTTCACCCAGGCAATAGAGACCCAGCCTGTGACCAGCCTGTATGACCAGCTGAAATCCGAGCCTGAGGCCCTCACCCTGCTGGCCCCAGCCGCTGGAGACACAATCATATCTCTGGACTTCAGCTGCCCAG GTTCAGGGATCCAGCTGCTGAACGATGTCCCTCTTTACAATGATGTAATGCTTCCCTCTACCAGTGACAAGCTGACTCTGCCTCTTTCCCCTCTGCCACCCAGTGAGCCTCTGCAAGTCTGTACTGCCCCTGAGGATGCTAAAGCTGAGAGCTATGCTCCAGCTCCATCCACTTCACCAGCCAGTAACCCCTCAGAG GACTTTTGTTTCCCCATGGATTCAGACATGAGCTCAGATTTCAAACTAGACTTGGTGGAGAAGCTATTTGCTATTGATACAGAGCCCAAGACGCCCTTTGGCACACAG GCGATGGAAGACTTGGATCTGGAGATGTTAGCTCCCTACATTCCGATGGACGATGACTTCCAGTTGCGAAGTCTGACCCCAGAAGAGCCTCTGTCGTGTGGATCAGTCAAGTCCATTGAGAGTTCTCCCATCCATGTCACACAGGATGTAAACAGCTATCCCAGCTCCCCATTCAGCGCACCAGGCAGTCGCACAGCTTCCCCAGCCCCACCTGAACCAGTGAGCAGCCCTCATCCTTCCACCATCATTGCTAAACG GACCCCACAGTTGGACAAGGAAATCTCTTTAAGGACACTGGCAGCTCAAAATGCCCAGCGAAAAAGAAAATTGGATGACATAAAAGAGATTACTGGACAG ggaACTGTAACCGTAACACAGGAACAACAGGAGCAGGGCAAGAAACTTAAGGCTTCACAGTCAGGAGCAACCAGGACCATATTTCTGCTGCCTTCAG ATTTG